Proteins found in one Actinokineospora alba genomic segment:
- a CDS encoding SDR family NAD(P)-dependent oxidoreductase produces MTETDYSSAVALIGMSGRFPGADSVSELWRNLLAGVKGLREVTDDESREAGVTEGVIADPRYVRVGGPLKVLDQFDASVFGFNPREAETMEPQHRLFLECSWEALESAGYCPTDTPGQVGVFGGSGFPFYMIQNVRQVADEPGGEILLGIGNERDSLSTLVSYKLGLSGPSMTVQTFCSTSLVAVHLAVQSLLTYESDIALAGGAYIPLPQPTGYLYEQGGILSPDGEVRSFDAGAGGTVMGSGVGVVALKRMSEALEDGDVIHAVILGSSVNNDGRVRAGYTAPGVDGQASVIESAIGVAGIKPDTIGYVECHATGTVLGDSIELAAMNRVFQQTPETPCVLGSLKPSLGHLDRASGVAGLIRAALSLEHEILPGTPNYESPNSALVTAKDRFTVLTEHQPWPRGTHPRRAGVSSFGLGGTNGHVVMEQAPVREARPTRPGPHLLTFSAADERALNDLTTLLREHLVSHPDADIDDIAYTLQVSRGGFAQRRAVVCDSREDAIAALADPTRWIDGSTRRRNPKVRLVAPAEVPETWWSELHAAVATLFPVSTDTGRDGTLAALGDALTRLGVRLVPGEADEDVVVAPRYEGSAGAWLLTTVARLWQAGTAVDWPALHGGAGRRVELPTYPFQRRRYWVKADLTQAPAPADTGRTFDRAQWTHLPTWKQRPLPLADLDEQLRAAGPWLVLTDDERGEVLVERLRSAGAEVAAVRPGAAFDQDDIGDFTVPVDDPGHLTDLISSQLVTPRTIVHGWSLASPVDAGDPIAHFDAEQDRGFYSVMTLARELTDDSGVAPPIDLVLLTSGAVAVVGTDLRHPEHATLAAVGPSLSQENPRLRCRHVDVDVDLAVDAVLAAAVCPHEGPVAVRANEVWQRRYEHLPIEAPTGQDVAIRDGDTVLITGGLGDIGLRLARHLASRYGCQLVLTVRSPLPAREQWESFLAAVPEGGERTARHITNILDLERRGATVLAMSADVADLEAMRAVVTAATERFGGIDVVVHGAGVQDDRYFNFAHLMDRDACDPHMAAKVRGFHVLQTVLDGQCPDRRITLSSLAAVLGGMTLAPYAAANAALDAYTRVARTSGAGKWITVDWDTWNTDAERLDTHGPTVKDFAMVPEEAVDVFERALSAGDRVGHLVISTGSLDARIAQWVIGDVSAESDATDADGRERHPRPDLPTPFVAPREGTEATVAEIWSAVLGIEPVGLDDNFFELGGHSLVAIKLTTRIRKSLQTSIPVTALLECPTVRQLAALIEEGTQG; encoded by the coding sequence ATGACGGAAACCGACTACAGCTCCGCGGTCGCGCTGATCGGCATGTCCGGTCGTTTCCCCGGCGCGGACAGCGTTTCCGAGCTGTGGCGCAACCTGCTCGCGGGCGTGAAAGGCCTGCGGGAGGTCACCGACGACGAGTCGCGTGAAGCGGGCGTGACCGAGGGCGTGATCGCCGACCCGCGCTATGTGCGGGTCGGCGGTCCACTCAAGGTGCTCGACCAGTTCGACGCGTCCGTCTTCGGGTTCAACCCGCGTGAGGCCGAGACGATGGAGCCGCAGCACCGGCTGTTCCTCGAATGCTCTTGGGAGGCCTTGGAAAGCGCCGGATACTGCCCGACAGACACGCCTGGCCAGGTCGGGGTGTTCGGTGGGTCCGGCTTCCCGTTCTACATGATCCAGAACGTGCGGCAGGTCGCGGACGAGCCCGGCGGGGAGATCCTGCTGGGCATCGGCAACGAGCGCGACTCACTGTCCACTTTGGTCTCGTACAAGCTGGGCCTGAGTGGTCCCAGCATGACGGTGCAGACCTTCTGCTCGACCTCGCTGGTCGCGGTGCACCTGGCGGTGCAGAGCCTGCTGACCTACGAGAGCGATATCGCGCTGGCGGGCGGCGCGTACATCCCGCTGCCGCAGCCGACGGGTTACCTCTATGAGCAGGGCGGGATCCTCTCGCCCGACGGGGAGGTGCGCAGCTTCGACGCGGGCGCCGGTGGCACGGTCATGGGCAGCGGTGTCGGGGTGGTGGCGCTCAAGCGCATGTCGGAGGCGTTGGAGGACGGCGACGTCATCCACGCGGTGATCCTTGGGTCGTCGGTGAACAACGACGGCCGTGTCCGGGCCGGGTACACGGCTCCTGGTGTCGACGGGCAGGCCTCGGTGATCGAGTCCGCGATCGGCGTGGCGGGGATCAAGCCGGATACCATCGGATACGTCGAGTGCCACGCCACCGGCACCGTGCTGGGCGACTCGATCGAACTCGCCGCGATGAACCGCGTGTTCCAGCAGACGCCGGAGACGCCGTGTGTGCTCGGCTCACTCAAGCCCAGCCTGGGCCACCTCGACCGCGCGTCGGGTGTGGCCGGGTTGATCCGGGCGGCGTTGAGCCTGGAGCACGAGATCCTTCCGGGGACGCCGAACTACGAGTCGCCGAACAGTGCGCTGGTGACCGCCAAGGACCGGTTCACCGTGCTCACCGAGCACCAGCCCTGGCCGCGCGGGACGCATCCGCGGCGGGCCGGGGTCAGCTCGTTCGGTCTTGGTGGGACCAACGGGCACGTCGTGATGGAGCAGGCGCCTGTTCGGGAGGCCAGGCCGACCCGGCCCGGTCCGCACCTGCTGACGTTCTCCGCGGCCGATGAGCGCGCGCTCAATGACCTGACCACGCTGCTGCGTGAGCACCTGGTTTCCCATCCTGACGCCGATATCGACGACATCGCCTACACGTTGCAGGTCTCGCGTGGCGGTTTCGCGCAGCGGCGCGCGGTCGTGTGCGACAGCCGCGAGGACGCGATCGCGGCGCTGGCCGACCCGACGCGGTGGATCGACGGCTCGACCCGGCGCCGCAACCCCAAGGTGCGGCTCGTCGCGCCCGCCGAGGTTCCGGAGACCTGGTGGTCGGAGCTGCACGCGGCTGTTGCCACGTTGTTCCCCGTCAGCACGGACACCGGCCGCGACGGCACCCTGGCCGCGCTTGGCGACGCGCTGACTCGCCTGGGTGTGCGCCTGGTCCCCGGTGAAGCCGATGAGGACGTCGTGGTCGCGCCGAGGTACGAGGGTTCGGCGGGTGCCTGGCTGCTCACGACCGTGGCGCGGCTGTGGCAGGCGGGCACGGCGGTCGACTGGCCCGCGCTGCATGGTGGCGCCGGTCGGCGGGTCGAGCTGCCCACCTACCCGTTCCAGCGGCGCCGCTACTGGGTCAAGGCCGACCTGACGCAGGCGCCCGCGCCGGCGGACACCGGGCGGACGTTCGACCGGGCACAGTGGACGCATCTGCCCACGTGGAAGCAGCGGCCACTCCCCTTGGCGGACCTCGACGAGCAGCTTCGCGCGGCTGGTCCCTGGTTGGTACTCACCGACGACGAGCGTGGCGAGGTCCTGGTGGAGCGGCTGCGCTCGGCGGGCGCCGAGGTCGCCGCGGTGCGGCCGGGTGCGGCGTTCGACCAGGACGACATCGGTGACTTCACCGTCCCGGTCGACGACCCTGGCCACCTGACCGACCTGATCTCGTCGCAGCTGGTCACGCCGCGCACGATCGTGCACGGCTGGAGTCTGGCGAGCCCGGTCGACGCGGGCGACCCCATCGCGCACTTCGACGCCGAGCAGGACCGCGGCTTCTACTCCGTGATGACGCTGGCGCGGGAACTGACCGACGACAGCGGCGTCGCGCCGCCCATCGACCTGGTGCTGCTGACCTCTGGTGCGGTCGCCGTGGTCGGCACCGATCTTCGCCACCCCGAGCACGCGACGCTGGCTGCGGTCGGGCCGTCGCTGTCGCAGGAGAACCCGCGGCTGCGGTGCAGGCATGTCGACGTGGATGTCGACCTGGCCGTCGACGCCGTCCTGGCCGCCGCGGTGTGCCCGCATGAGGGGCCGGTGGCGGTGCGCGCGAACGAGGTGTGGCAGCGGCGGTATGAGCACCTGCCGATCGAGGCGCCTACCGGCCAGGACGTGGCGATCCGCGATGGCGACACCGTGCTGATCACCGGCGGTCTCGGCGATATCGGGCTGCGGCTGGCCCGGCACCTCGCGAGCCGGTACGGGTGCCAACTTGTGCTCACCGTTCGTTCGCCGCTGCCCGCGCGCGAGCAGTGGGAGTCGTTCCTCGCGGCGGTTCCCGAGGGCGGGGAGCGGACCGCCCGGCACATCACCAACATCCTGGACCTCGAGCGCCGCGGCGCGACTGTGCTGGCGATGTCGGCCGACGTCGCCGATCTCGAAGCCATGCGCGCGGTCGTGACGGCCGCGACCGAGCGGTTCGGCGGGATCGACGTCGTGGTGCACGGCGCGGGTGTGCAGGACGACCGGTACTTCAACTTCGCCCATCTCATGGACCGCGACGCGTGCGACCCGCACATGGCGGCCAAGGTGCGCGGCTTCCATGTGCTGCAAACGGTTCTGGACGGCCAGTGCCCGGACCGGAGGATCACCCTGTCGTCTTTGGCGGCGGTCCTCGGCGGCATGACCCTGGCGCCATACGCGGCGGCCAACGCGGCACTCGACGCCTACACCCGCGTGGCCCGCACCAGCGGCGCGGGCAAGTGGATCACCGTCGACTGGGACACGTGGAACACCGACGCCGAGCGGCTCGACACCCACGGACCCACCGTGAAGGACTTCGCGATGGTGCCCGAGGAGGCGGTCGACGTCTTCGAGCGCGCCCTGTCGGCCGGTGACCGGGTCGGGCACCTGGTCATCTCCACGGGCTCGCTGGACGCCCGCATCGCCCAGTGGGTCATCGGCGACGTCAGCGCCGAAAGCGACGCCACCGACGCCGATGGCCGGGAACGCCACCCCCGCCCCGACCTGCCCACCCCGTTCGTGGCCCCACGCGAGGGCACCGAAGCCACGGTCGCCGAGATCTGGTCCGCGGTGCTCGGGATCGAGCCGGTCGGCCTCGACGACAACTTCTTCGAGCTCGGCGGCCACTCGCTGGTCGCGATCAAGCTCACCACCCGGATCCGCAAGAGCCTGCAGACGTCGATCCCGGTGACCGCGCTGCTGGAGTGCCCCACGGTGCGGCAGCTCGCCGCCCTGATCGAGGAAGGGACGCAGGGATGA
- a CDS encoding acyl-CoA dehydrogenase family protein, with amino-acid sequence MKQPDYVRTAQTFARRELIGKEAMLDSLADAPLPVYQRFADTGLANWWVPKQYGGQGLGLEEGVRIVAELAYGDAGVAFTQLIPILASSMVARYGSEELKEQYLGHLVATNGFCATLGSEHESGSELTRITTTVRREGDTLVLNGLKAFSSDTDFAQFVVVVARTEDNGYLAVLVPRDTPGLRVDKRWDVIGLRSSATYEVTLADCRVPAGNALRGNGLRLLEVGLNASRTLIATTALGIARRVRDVCMDYAKTKQVKGAPLVTNAVFASRLGQFDMQIEVMSNQLLAAAREYDAISARPDADEEFVRQGTLKSSLTTKMFCGQTGWQIASTASEMFGGLGYTHESVIGKLLRDVRYVSIVEGGDDVLRDMVFNRFVVPVAKRA; translated from the coding sequence ATGAAGCAACCTGACTACGTCCGCACAGCCCAGACGTTCGCCCGCCGCGAGCTGATCGGCAAGGAGGCGATGCTCGACTCGCTGGCCGATGCTCCACTCCCGGTGTACCAGCGCTTCGCGGACACGGGCCTGGCGAACTGGTGGGTGCCGAAGCAGTACGGCGGCCAGGGCCTCGGGCTCGAAGAGGGCGTGCGGATCGTCGCCGAACTGGCCTATGGCGATGCCGGTGTGGCTTTCACCCAGCTCATCCCGATCCTGGCCAGCTCCATGGTGGCCCGGTATGGCAGCGAGGAACTCAAGGAGCAGTACCTCGGGCACCTGGTCGCCACCAACGGCTTCTGCGCGACTTTGGGCAGCGAACACGAGTCCGGCAGTGAGCTGACCCGCATCACCACCACTGTCCGCCGTGAAGGGGACACGCTGGTCCTCAACGGGCTGAAGGCGTTCTCCAGTGACACCGACTTCGCCCAGTTCGTGGTGGTGGTCGCCCGCACGGAGGACAACGGCTATCTGGCGGTCCTGGTGCCTCGGGACACACCGGGGCTGCGGGTCGACAAGCGGTGGGACGTGATCGGGCTGCGGTCGTCGGCGACCTATGAGGTCACCCTGGCCGACTGTCGCGTCCCGGCGGGCAACGCTTTGCGGGGCAACGGCTTGCGGCTGCTGGAAGTCGGCCTCAACGCAAGCCGCACGCTGATCGCCACCACCGCTTTGGGTATCGCGCGGCGGGTTCGGGATGTGTGCATGGACTACGCGAAGACCAAGCAGGTCAAGGGCGCGCCGCTGGTCACCAATGCGGTGTTCGCGAGCCGGCTTGGGCAGTTCGACATGCAGATCGAGGTCATGTCCAACCAGCTCCTGGCCGCGGCCCGGGAGTACGACGCGATTTCAGCTCGGCCGGATGCTGATGAGGAGTTCGTCCGGCAGGGGACGTTGAAGTCTTCGCTGACCACGAAGATGTTCTGCGGGCAGACCGGTTGGCAGATCGCTTCGACGGCTTCGGAGATGTTCGGCGGTCTTGGCTATACGCACGAGTCGGTCATCGGCAAGCTGCTGCGGGACGTTCGCTACGTTTCCATTGTCGAGGGTGGGGACGACGTCCTAAGGGACATGGTCTTCAACCGATTCGTGGTGCCGGTGGCGAAGCGAGCCTGA
- a CDS encoding thioesterase II family protein, with product MSASKSSAEAAMTSVEVTSKWLPFKTQSGSGLPLFCLPHAGGGASAFRTWLGQVPGVAVLPVQPPGREARFREPPHQHMEPLVTALADLVLGEAGDRPYAVYGHSLGALVAFELVREIRRQNAPLPTRLIVSGCSAPGHPFDDGPPVTGMTRPQLVRMLRDLGGTPEWLLADESFVDMILPAVQADFSVKETYEYRPEPPLDIPLTVLASTEDPRASHDAQSRWRQQTTKEFDLHTLVGGHFEVFEQSTITHKYLAQALHLP from the coding sequence ATGTCCGCGTCGAAATCCTCGGCTGAGGCAGCCATGACCTCCGTCGAAGTGACAAGCAAGTGGCTGCCCTTCAAAACCCAATCCGGCTCAGGCCTCCCACTGTTCTGCCTACCCCACGCGGGCGGCGGAGCGTCGGCCTTCCGGACGTGGCTGGGCCAGGTCCCCGGCGTCGCCGTGCTGCCGGTACAGCCCCCCGGCCGGGAAGCCCGATTCCGAGAACCACCCCACCAACACATGGAACCTTTGGTCACCGCCCTCGCCGACCTGGTCCTCGGCGAGGCGGGCGACCGCCCCTACGCCGTCTACGGCCACAGCCTGGGCGCTTTGGTGGCGTTCGAACTCGTCAGAGAAATCCGCCGACAGAACGCCCCCCTGCCGACACGACTCATAGTCTCCGGCTGCTCCGCCCCAGGCCATCCCTTTGACGACGGCCCACCGGTGACCGGCATGACCCGCCCCCAACTCGTGCGGATGCTGCGGGACCTCGGCGGAACCCCGGAGTGGCTACTGGCCGACGAATCCTTCGTGGACATGATCCTCCCCGCCGTACAAGCAGACTTCAGCGTCAAAGAAACGTATGAGTACCGCCCGGAACCACCGCTGGACATCCCCCTGACGGTCCTGGCCAGCACCGAAGACCCCCGCGCCTCCCACGACGCACAAAGCCGCTGGCGCCAACAGACCACCAAGGAGTTCGACCTGCACACACTGGTAGGCGGCCACTTCGAGGTATTCGAGCAATCAACAATCACTCACAAGTACCTCGCCCAAGCCCTACACCTGCCCTAA
- a CDS encoding HAD-IIIC family phosphatase — MSVQTVAEPGVFVAPEKPVQGRIKCVVWDLDNTLWDGVLLEDEAVTLRPEVVEHIHRLDKMGVLHSIASKNDHDAAMAKLAEFGLTEMFLYPQANWNAKSDSIKHIAKGLNLGLDAFAFIDDQEFERAEVAHVVPEVTCVDVADLDEALARPEFIPRFVTDESALRREMYQGQIARDDLEREFVGTNNDFLASLEMTFTIEPARQEDLQRAEELTVRTNQLNSTGRTYSYDELDTLRESPDHLLLVASLTDKFGSYGKIGLALVEKADDVWQLRMMLMSCRVMSRGVGMVMLNHIMGLAKEAGAKVRADFVETGRNRMMQVTYAFAGFREVSRNHDHVVLEADLDTLQAPPPYVRVEILG, encoded by the coding sequence GTGAGTGTGCAGACTGTCGCGGAGCCCGGTGTGTTCGTGGCTCCCGAGAAGCCCGTGCAGGGCCGAATCAAGTGCGTCGTGTGGGACCTCGACAACACGCTGTGGGACGGGGTGCTGCTCGAAGACGAGGCCGTGACCCTGCGGCCCGAGGTGGTCGAGCACATCCACCGCCTGGACAAGATGGGTGTCCTGCACTCGATCGCCAGCAAGAACGACCACGACGCGGCCATGGCGAAGCTCGCCGAGTTCGGCCTGACCGAGATGTTCCTCTACCCCCAGGCCAACTGGAACGCCAAGTCCGACTCGATCAAGCACATCGCCAAGGGCCTCAACCTCGGCCTGGACGCCTTCGCCTTCATCGACGACCAGGAATTCGAGCGCGCCGAGGTGGCACACGTCGTCCCCGAGGTGACCTGCGTGGACGTCGCCGACCTGGATGAAGCCCTGGCCCGCCCGGAGTTCATCCCGCGGTTCGTCACCGACGAGTCCGCCCTGCGGCGTGAGATGTACCAGGGCCAGATCGCCCGGGACGACCTGGAGCGGGAGTTCGTCGGTACCAACAACGACTTCCTCGCCAGCCTCGAGATGACCTTCACCATCGAACCGGCCCGCCAGGAGGACCTCCAGCGCGCCGAGGAGCTGACGGTCCGCACCAACCAGCTCAACTCCACCGGACGCACCTACTCCTATGACGAACTGGACACCCTGCGTGAATCGCCGGATCACCTCCTGCTGGTCGCTTCCCTCACCGACAAGTTCGGCAGCTACGGCAAAATCGGACTGGCCCTGGTCGAAAAGGCCGATGACGTCTGGCAGCTGAGGATGATGCTCATGTCCTGCCGCGTCATGTCCCGCGGCGTCGGCATGGTCATGCTGAACCACATCATGGGCCTGGCCAAGGAAGCGGGCGCCAAGGTCCGCGCCGACTTCGTCGAAACCGGCCGCAACCGCATGATGCAGGTGACCTACGCCTTCGCCGGCTTCCGCGAGGTGAGCCGCAACCACGACCACGTGGTCCTCGAAGCGGATCTGGACACCCTCCAGGCCCCGCCGCCCTATGTCCGCGTCGAAATCCTCGGCTGA
- a CDS encoding acyl-CoA dehydrogenase family protein, translating to MTAMATAPDVGAVTDRAAARAFVDTHIAPHANAFERDARIPEELIERIGAAGLWAPFLSPALGGAGMDMVTLGAIHEEVGRGCSSVRSLLTVHTMVSWTLARWGSQAQLDQWAPALASGSALGAFCLSEPGAGSDAAGITTTAVPTGGGWTINGVKKWITNGNRADLYLVFARTETSIGAFLVPRDAPGVEVSPITEILGTRGSMLAEVSFKDVSVGPDALLGPSGFTAGMVLTGTLDLGRYSVAAGSVGIIQACLDACTAYTSKRSVGGTAIREFPLIQAKVSDMLTDARAARLLVAEAGRLKDEGDSATLMATWVAKYFASVAAARHASEAVQIHGANGCGPDYPVARLYRDAKVMEIIEGSNEVQRITIAGEAYREMN from the coding sequence ATGACCGCCATGGCCACCGCGCCGGACGTCGGCGCGGTCACCGACCGCGCCGCGGCCCGCGCGTTCGTCGACACCCACATCGCCCCGCACGCCAACGCTTTCGAGCGGGACGCGCGGATCCCCGAGGAGCTGATCGAACGGATCGGCGCGGCCGGGCTGTGGGCGCCGTTCCTGTCGCCCGCGCTGGGCGGCGCGGGGATGGACATGGTGACGCTCGGCGCGATCCACGAGGAGGTGGGCCGCGGCTGCTCGTCGGTGCGCAGCCTGCTCACCGTGCACACCATGGTGTCCTGGACCCTGGCCCGCTGGGGCAGCCAGGCCCAGCTCGACCAGTGGGCCCCGGCCCTGGCCAGCGGCTCCGCTCTAGGTGCCTTCTGCCTGTCCGAGCCCGGCGCGGGCAGCGACGCCGCGGGGATCACCACGACCGCGGTGCCCACGGGCGGCGGCTGGACGATCAACGGCGTCAAGAAGTGGATCACCAACGGCAACCGGGCGGACCTCTACCTGGTGTTCGCCCGCACTGAGACCAGCATCGGCGCGTTCCTGGTGCCCAGGGACGCACCGGGCGTCGAGGTCAGCCCGATCACGGAGATCCTGGGCACCAGGGGTTCCATGCTCGCCGAGGTGTCCTTCAAGGACGTCTCGGTCGGCCCGGACGCCTTGCTCGGCCCCAGCGGGTTCACCGCGGGGATGGTGCTGACCGGCACGCTCGACCTCGGCCGCTACAGCGTGGCGGCCGGGTCGGTCGGCATCATCCAGGCCTGCCTCGACGCGTGCACCGCGTACACGTCGAAGCGCAGCGTCGGCGGCACCGCGATCCGCGAGTTCCCGCTGATCCAGGCGAAGGTGTCCGACATGCTCACCGACGCCCGCGCGGCCCGGCTGTTGGTCGCCGAGGCCGGTCGGCTCAAGGACGAGGGCGACTCGGCGACCCTGATGGCCACGTGGGTGGCGAAGTACTTCGCCTCCGTCGCCGCCGCCCGGCACGCGTCGGAGGCCGTGCAGATCCATGGCGCCAACGGCTGCGGCCCGGACTACCCGGTGGCAAGGCTTTACCGCGACGCCAAGGTCATGGAGATCATCGAGGGCAGTAACGAGGTCCAGCGAATCACCATCGCTGGCGAGGCTTATCGGGAGATGAACTGA
- a CDS encoding acyl carrier protein, whose protein sequence is MSDTATTQILAFIKGRFPDVEIDASQDIFALGFVNSLFAMELVMFVEKTFSVTIPNTELQLDNFRSADSMAALVERCSAAVAV, encoded by the coding sequence ATGTCGGACACCGCTACCACCCAGATCCTGGCCTTCATCAAGGGCCGGTTCCCGGACGTCGAGATCGACGCGTCGCAGGACATCTTCGCGCTCGGGTTCGTCAACTCCCTGTTCGCCATGGAGCTGGTGATGTTCGTCGAGAAGACCTTCAGCGTCACCATCCCGAACACCGAGCTGCAGCTCGACAACTTCCGCTCCGCGGACTCGATGGCGGCCCTGGTCGAGCGCTGCTCGGCCGCGGTCGCGGTGTGA
- a CDS encoding 3-hydroxyacyl-CoA dehydrogenase family protein, protein MTVVGVIGAGVMGVGVAQNLAQTGHEVILVDTSEAILTQALATIRNNCRFSRMMGGPAVDADEVLAKISTGIGADALAKVDVVIENVPEDWTIKREVYLALDAVCHPDTVFVVNTSAIPITKVAAVTSRPANVIGVHFMNPVPAKPAVELIPGFHTSPETIQRTRDLLAAMGKHAIDVKDSCGFISNRLSHVFMNEAATLVYEGVATAEGVDEVFRSCFGHPMGPLETADLIGVDTVLYSIEVLHEHYADPKYRPCPLLKQMTEAGLHGRKSGRGFYDYTGSSK, encoded by the coding sequence ATGACCGTGGTAGGCGTAATCGGCGCGGGTGTCATGGGCGTCGGAGTCGCCCAGAACCTGGCGCAGACCGGACACGAGGTGATCCTGGTCGACACCAGCGAGGCGATCCTCACCCAGGCACTGGCCACCATCCGCAACAACTGCCGGTTCAGCCGGATGATGGGCGGCCCCGCGGTCGACGCGGACGAGGTGCTCGCCAAGATCAGCACCGGCATCGGCGCGGACGCACTGGCCAAAGTGGACGTGGTGATCGAGAACGTCCCCGAGGACTGGACGATCAAGCGCGAGGTGTACCTGGCGCTGGACGCGGTGTGCCACCCGGACACGGTGTTCGTGGTGAACACCTCGGCCATCCCGATCACGAAGGTCGCCGCGGTGACCAGCCGCCCGGCCAACGTGATCGGCGTGCACTTCATGAACCCGGTGCCCGCCAAGCCCGCCGTCGAGCTGATCCCCGGCTTCCACACCTCGCCGGAGACCATCCAGCGCACGCGTGACCTGTTGGCCGCGATGGGCAAGCACGCCATCGACGTCAAGGACTCGTGCGGGTTCATCTCCAACCGGCTGTCCCACGTCTTCATGAACGAGGCCGCGACCCTGGTGTACGAGGGCGTGGCCACCGCCGAAGGCGTCGACGAGGTCTTCCGCAGCTGCTTCGGGCACCCGATGGGCCCGTTGGAGACCGCGGACCTGATCGGCGTGGACACCGTGCTCTACAGCATCGAGGTGCTGCACGAGCACTACGCCGACCCCAAGTACCGGCCGTGCCCGCTGCTCAAGCAGATGACCGAGGCGGGCCTGCACGGCCGCAAGAGCGGTCGCGGCTTCTACGACTACACCGGCTCTTCCAAGTAA